In Erigeron canadensis isolate Cc75 chromosome 6, C_canadensis_v1, whole genome shotgun sequence, the following are encoded in one genomic region:
- the LOC122603623 gene encoding ultraviolet-B receptor UVR8-like: MPVNNTNTAVITWGSGEDGQLGLGDNEEKDWVSSITSLDSVTVASVVAGSRNSLAVCDDGKLFMWGWNQRGTLGHQPSTKTENVPSQVKALENVKIVQAAIGGWHCLAVDDQGHAYAWGGNEYGQCGEELEKKGDSGRTLRRDIVIPQRCASKLSVRQVAAGGTHSVVLTHDGHVWTWGQPWPPGDIKQISTPVRVQGLEKVKLIAVGAFHNLALLEDGNLCVWGNNEYGQLGTGDTQPRSQPVPVQGLSGLKLVDVAAGGWHSTALTDGGEVYGWGRGEHGRLGFGDDKSSKMVPQQVQLLAGEDIVQVSCGGTHSVALTRDGRMFSFGRGDHGRLGYGKKVTTGHPSEVPIDLPPPKDGDGSEAGRWCAKYVACGGRHTLAIVKWQAYEADGLI, translated from the exons ATGCCTGTCAATAATACTAACACCGCCGTTATCACCTG GGGTTCAGGTGAAGATGGACAACTGGGACTAGGAGACAATGAAGAGAAAGACTGGGTTTCTTCTATTACTTCTCTTGATTCCGTTACTGTTGCTTCTGTTGTTGCCGGTAGCCGCAACTCTCTCGCTGTTTGCGATGACGGCAAG TTGTTCATGTGGGGATGGAATCAAAGAGGAACTCTAGGGCACCAACCATCGACTAAAACTGAGAACGTCCCTAGTCAGGTTAAAGCTCTTGAAAATGTCAAGATTGTTCAG GCAGCAATTGGAGGTTGGCATTGTTTGGCTGTTGATGATCAAGGCCATGCTTATGCTTGGG GTGGAAATGAGTATGGGCAGTGTGGAGAAGAGCTTGAGAAAAAGGGTGATTCTGGTCGGACTTTGAGGAGAGATATTGTAATTCCTCAAAGATGTGCATCAAAGCTTTCAGTTCGTCAG GTAGCTGCTGGCGGTACTCATTCAGTGGTGCTGACCCATGATGGACATGTATGGACATGGGGTCAGCCATGGCCACCTGGAGACAT AAAGCAAATTTCGACACCCGTGAGAGTACAAGGTCTAGAGAAGGTTAAGTTGATTGCAGTCGGGGCTTTCCACAATTTGGCTCTTCTTGAGGATGGAAACCTATGTGTTTGGGGCAATAATGAATATGGACAGCTAGGAACAGGGGATACTCAACCAAGATCACAACCAGTTCCTGTTCAAGGATTATCTGGCCTTAAGTTG GTTGATGTTGCTGCTGGTGGTTGGCATTCCACCGCTCTAACAGATGGAGGAGAG GTATACGGGTGGGGTAGAGGGGAACATGGAAGACTTGGATTTGGAGACGATAAGAGCAGTAAAATGGTGCCTCAACAAGTTCAGCTTCTAGCTGGGGAGGATATAGTGCAGGTGTCATGTGGTGGGACTCATTCTGTTGCGTTGACACGAGATGGTCGTATGTTTTCT TTTGGGCGTGGTGATCATGGAAGATTAGGATATGGTAAAAAGGTGACGACAGGCCATCCATCGGAAGTACCTATTGACCTTCCGCCTCCAAAAGATGGCGACGGCAGTGAAGCAGGACGATGGTGTGCTAAATATGTGGCCTGTGGGGGCCGTCATACACTCGCTATTGTAAAATGGCAAGCTTATGAGGCGGATGGGTTGATCTAA
- the LOC122603624 gene encoding membrane protein PM19L-like, with protein sequence MEVGNLGRGLMVPMLAVNFVVYIIVVGLAGWSIDKYIDGQQNHPHLGGNPATTYMLEFGLLGGSVGLCSLVIGVMHHRAWNSASLASASSSAFISWAITAVAFGFAWKEIKLGGRRGKRLQTLELFITISTFSQLLYLMLLQAGVFSRKYRPDLLDHGDGMVTQRAPNQPQPSTSSME encoded by the exons atggaagtgggaaattTAGGTAGAGGTTTAATGGTGCCAATGTTGGCAGTTAACTTTGTAGTGTATATAATTGTGGTTGGACTTGCTGGTTGGTCTATTGACAAGTACATCGATGGCCAACAAAACCATCCTC ACTTGGGAGGGAACCCAGCGACAACATACATGTTAGAGTTCGGATTACTTGGTGGCTCAGTAGGACTGTGCTCACTGGTCATTGGGGTCATGCATCACCGAGCATGGAATAGTGCCAGTTTGGCCAGTGCTTCATCCTCAGCATTTATCTCTTGGGCTATTACTGCTGTTGCCTTTGG TTTTGCCTGGAAGGAGATCAAATTGGGCGGACGAAGAGGAAAACGCTTG CAAACACTGGAATTGTTCATCACGATTTCAACATTCAGTCAACTGTTGTATCTAATGCTTCTGCAAGCTGGAGTATTTAGTCGCAAGTATAGACCTGATCTTCTTGACCACGGAGATGGCATGGTCACTCAGCGAGCACCCAACCAGCCCCAGCCTAGCACGTCGTCTATGGAGTAA
- the LOC122602795 gene encoding 14-3-3 protein 4: MVQTEASREENVYMAKLAEQAERYEEMVEFMEKVVKSVEAEELTVEERNLLSVAYKNVIGARRASWRIISSIEQKEESRGNEDHVTLIKNYRSKIETELSKICDGILGLLESHLVPSASTAESKVFYLKMKGDYFRYLAEFKTGAERKEAAENTLLAYKSAQDIALTDLASTHPIRLGLALNFSVFYYEILNSPDRACNLAKQAFDEAISELDTLGEDSYKDSTLIMQLLRDNLTLWTSDVADDAGDEIKEASKPE, encoded by the exons ATGGTGCAAACTGAAGCTTCGCGTGAAGAGAATGTGTACATGGCTAAGTTAGCAGAGCAGGCCGAGAGGTATGAGGAAATGGTTGAGTTTATGGAGAAGGTTGTGAAGAGTGTGGAAGCCGAGGAGTTGACAGTGGAGGAAAGGAATCTGCTCTCGGTTGCTTACAAGAATGTGATTGGTGCTAGGAGAGCTTCGTGGAGGATCATCTCTTCCATTGAGCAGAAGGAAGAAAGCCGTGGGAATGAAGATCATGTCACTCTAATTAAGAACTACAGGTCCAAGATTGAGACTGAATTGAGTAAAATCTGTGATGGGATTTTAGGTCTTCTCGAGTCTCATCTTGTTCCCTCTGCATCAACTGCTGAATCTAAAGTATTTTACTTGAAGATGAAGGGTGATTATTTTAGATACCTTGCTGAGTTTAAGACGGGTGCTGAAAGGAAAGAGGCTGCTGAGAACACTTTGTTGGCATACAAGTCTGCTCAG gATATTGCATTAACAGATTTGGCATCTACTCACCCAATAAGGCTGGGTCTTGCACTTAACTTCTCCGTGTTTTATTATGAAATCCTCAACTCGCCTGATCGTGCTTGCAACCTTGCTAAGCAG GCATTTGATGAAGCCATTTCTGAGTTGGATACACTTGGTGAGGATTCTTACAAAGACAGCACATTGATCATGCAACTTCTGCGTGATAACCTCACTTTGTGGACATCTGATGTTGCG GATGATGCAGGAGATGAGATCAAGGAAGCTTCAAAGCCCGAGTAA
- the LOC122606007 gene encoding probable carboxylesterase 17: MATISISQKSTNFQRPNHSSVVEEINGLIRVYKDGHVERPPIVPYVSCMVPLELEVVAKDVTINKFTNLWARVYAPAGNRQFSSTKLPLLVYFHGGGFCVGSASWACYHDFLTNLARVACCVIVSVNYRLAPEDRLPAAYDDGVNTIMWLKQEASKGTIHELQRCDLSSLYLAGDSAGANIAQHVASRLISWPVLSPKGIILIQPFFGGESRTMSEKHSIQPSNSALSLLASDTYWRLALPIGATRDHPWCNPLAKGAPKLSALRRFKTMIHVAELDILKDRNIELAAALSSAGVPVHSAIYKDVGHAFHILHNYPMARNRTHEMMTHIKAFINQ, translated from the coding sequence atggCAACAATATCCATAAGTCAAAAGTCAACTAACTTTCAACGTCCAAACCATAGCTCGGTGGTTGAAGAGATCAATGGCTTGATTCGAGTTTATAAAGACGGGCACGTTGAAAGACCTCCTATCGTACCTTATGTTTCTTGCATGGTACCCTTGGAGCTCGAGGTTGTAGCTAAAGATGTAACCATAAACAAGTTTACTAACTTGTGGGCACGCGTGTATGCCCCTGCTGGCAACAGGCAGTTTTCATCAACAAAACTGCCGTTGCTAGTTTATTTTCATGGAGGCGGGTTTTGTGTGGGATCAGCTTCTTGGGCTTGTTACCATGACTTCTTGACAAACCTTGCTCGTGTTGCGTGTTGTGTCATTGTATCGGTAAATTACCGTCTTGCCCCTGAAGACCGGCTCCCAGCTGCCTATGATGATGGAGTCAATACCATTATGTGGCTAAAACAGGAAGCGTCGAAGGGAACCATTCATGAGCTACAACGTTGTGACCTTTCTAGCTTGTATCTAGCTGGTGACAGTGCTGGTGCAAATATCGCCCAACATGTCGCGTCAAGACTAATTTCTTGGCCGGTTTTGTCACCAAAGGGGATCATTCTTATTCAGCCCTTTTTTGGTGGTGAATCAAGAACCATGTCCGAGAAACATTCTATACAACCTAGTAACTCTGCACTATCATTATTGGCTTCTGATACCTATTGGCGCCTCGCGCTTCCAATAGGAGCCACTCGTGACCACCCTTGGTGTAACCCTCTTGCCAAGGGTGCACCTAAATTGAGTGCTCTAAGGCGCTTCAAGACTATGATTCACGTGGCCGAGTTAGACATATTGAAAGATAGAAATATAGAGTTGGCAGCTGCCCTGTCTAGCGCAGGCGTGCCAGTACATTCAGCCATCTACAAAGACGTTGGGCACGCGTTTCATATTTTGCATAACTACCCAATGGCTCGTAACCGAACCCATGAGATGATGACTCATATTAAGGCTTTCATTAACCAATAA
- the LOC122603574 gene encoding RHOMBOID-like protein 9, chloroplastic: MAVAPICFKMCYKDPTVNKDMNVCHYSVCTLVKPNKNVLKFTNHLRYISANASESEKPSRFTSKSSSKEKQLESLDSYFGKSKEDTNRYSLSTSKNNDIASPTREDFSEPKRFLVRNAQVTQVKVDDNGDLKSDYDDTSGLYIISAMASINIAVYLFEIASPIKDTDMELFSLPALYGAKINHLILYGEWWRLLTPMFLHTGILHIGLGSWALLTFGPPVCRAYGPFTFFLIYILGGLSGNLTSFLHTPDPTVGGTGPVFAIIGAWLIYQYQNKDGMRKDVFESMYQKAIFATAFGFVLSTFGPIDDWTHFGSAFTGMAYGFATCPTIQIDDSASSTPENGKENGITLIQRNVDPCKSLLFFTIFVLVLSSLFIMFEPPLGSLVIDTLA; this comes from the exons ATGGCAGTGGCTCCAATATGTTTCAAAATGTGTTACAAAGACCCAACTGTAAACAAGGACATGAATGTTTGCCATTATTCTGTTTGTACTTTAgtaaaaccaaacaaaaacgtGCTGAAATTTACAAACCATTTAAGATATATCTCCGCAAACGCATCAGAAAGCGAGAAACCTTCCAGGTTCACATCAAAGTCTAGTTCTAAAGAGAAGCAGCTTGAATCACTTGATTCTTACTTTGGAAAATCCAAAGAGGACACGAATCGGTATTCTTTAAGTACTTCAAAAAATAACGATATCGCATCCCCTACTAGAGAAGATTTTTCCGAACCCAAAAGATTTCTTGTCAGAAATGCACAAGTAACACAAGTGAAAGTAGATGATAATGGTGATTTGAAGAGTGATTATGATGATACTTCTGGCCTCTATATAAT AAGCGCAATGGCTTCAATAAACATTGCAGTTTATCTGTTTGAAATTGCCAGCCCAATAAAGGACACCGATATGGAACTCTTCTCACTTCCGGCACTATATGGAGCTAAGATAAATCATTTGATCCTATATGGAGAATGGTGGAGGCTACTCACCCCAATGTTTCTG CACACGGGGATTCTTCACATCGGGCTTGGTAGTTGGGCGCTGCTCACATTTGGTCCTCCAGTTTGCAGAGCATATGGCCCGTTCACGTtcttcttaatatatatactcggGGGACTCTCGGGTAACTTGACCAGCTTTCTTCACACTCCTGATCCAACTGTCGGTGGAACA GGACCAGTGTTTGCTATAATAGGTGCTTGGCTTATTTATCAATATCAAAATAAGGATGGCATGAGGAAGGATGTTTTTGAAAGCATGTATCAGAAGGCAATCTTTGCCACTGCTTTTGGCTTTGTTTTATCCACTTTCGGTCCAATCGATGACTG GACACATTTCGGGTCAGCGTTCACAGGCATGGCTTATGGATTCGCTACTTGCCCAACAATACAAATAGACGATTCAGCGTCATCTACACCAGAAAACGGGAAAGAAAACGGAATCACTCTCATTCAACGAAATGTGGATCCTTGTAAATCACTTCTATTTTTCACAATTTTTGTTCTAGTTTTGAGTTCCTTGTTTATCATGTTTGAACCTCCACTAGGTTCATTAGTTATAGACACCCTTGCTTAA